In the genome of Streptomyces sp. Tu 3180, the window CGGTCAACCGGAGACCACTCATGTTGATCTTGTGCAGCTTTACGGTCGACCGTATGGAACCCGGACGGGGCCGCCCATCTCGCCGTGTGGCACCTGTCGGCTCCGTGATAGCACAGGGCGATCAGACAGAAAGGGCCTACGACCTCATGGGTATCTTCAGCCGCCGCCAGACAGCCGTCATCGAGCCGACGCCGACTGCCGGTACCAGTACGCCCACTGCGGAGGCCTGGGGCACCGGTGTCGCGCTGGATCCGGCACTGCGGGCGCTGACCGGGCGATGGACCATCGACCGTCCGCACAGCCGCATCGGATTCTCCGTCCGGCACGCGATGGTGACGACGGTACGGGGAGCTTTCACCGACTACGACAGCACACTGTACTTCGACGGGGCGCGGCCCTCCGAGTCGCGTGCCGAGCTCGTCATCCGGGTCGCCAGCGTCGACACGGGCGTGGAACAACGGGACGCGCACCTCATCGGCGCCGACTTCTTCGACGTGCGGCGCTACCCGGAGATGGTGTTCCGCAGCACCTCCACCGTCCACGAGGGCGGGGAGAGCTTCCGCATGACGGGAGACCTGACCATCCGCGACGTCACCCGGCCCGTCGACCTGCAACTCGACTACCTCGGCTCGGTCCTGGATCCGTTCGGTTACGAACGAGCCGGCTTCGACGGCACCACCACCATCGACCGCACCGAGTGGGGCCTGGTCTACAACCAGCGCCTCAAGAACGGCGGCGCCATGGTGAGCGAGAAGGTCCGGTTGCAGTTCGACATCTCCGCGATCCGGTCCACCTCGTAGCTTCTCCGGGGGACGTGGTCGCCCGGGGAAATCCGCGGACCACCGTCATGATGACCGCGGCGTACCGGGCCGCGCGCCTCGGGGGCGGCCCGGTACGCCGGGGGTCTTGTCCGTGGGCCTCGCCGCCGGTCACCCAGGAGGCGCCGATTCCGGCGGCCGGCGCGGCCTCGGTCCGGTGGCACGAGGAGTTCGAAGTGCCCGTGGGCAGCGAGTGTTCCAGGAGCGCACCGCCACGTGGCGGTGCGCTCCTGGAACACTGAGGCTTCCCCGGTCCCTTCGCCCGCCCTCAGGATCTGCCGGATGATCCGCACGAGCCGTTCACGGTCACGCGGTCCTGCCGGCTCGTCCCAGGCGGAGTGCGGAGACGAGGAAGAAGACCCCGCCGAGGAAGGCGTAGCCGGCCAGGGCGCCCAGGGAGGCGTCGTCCTTGCCGGCCTGCGCGACGAAGGAGGCTCCGGCGAGGGTGGAGACGGCGCCGCTGACGATCATCGGCCACTGTCCCCCCATGCCGCGTCGCAGGACGCCGACGACCAGCTGGACGAGACCCGCGGTGATCGCCCAGGCGCCCCAGACGCGGAGGACGGCCGGGATGCCGGAGGACGAGGCGGCGACCAGACCTGCGGCGGTGAGGGTGCTGAGCACGATGTTCGCGTGGAGACCGCGCACCGGTCCGCGGTTCGCCCGGGCGGACCTGACGTCGGCGACCGCGCACGCCACGTCGAACAAGGGGTAGATCACCAGCAGCGTCGCACCGAGGGTGTCCAGGGTGCGCGCGGAGGTGAACAGCAGGGCGGCCCATACGGCGGCGAACGCGAAGCGCAGGAAGTACAGGCGGCGCAGCGCTGCGGAAGTGCTCGCGGCAGGGGCGGGGGCGGCGACGGAGCTGTCCATGAGGGCTTCTTTCTGTTCGGTGGGAATGGCGTGCGGCGAGCGCGGCGGAGCGTCGGGCGCCGTGTGCGGCGCGGACGCGCCCGACCGTCCGCCGTGGGCCGTCCACCTCATGAGGGAGAACGTTCGGTCTCGCTTCTCATCCAAAGACGTCCGCCCTCCCCTGTCAAGACCGAACGTTCTCCCTCATCGGCTGGTACGGTGGCGCCATGAGCGCGAGTCCAGAGGATGGGAGCACGTCCGAGGCGCGGTCGCGGCTGCTCGACACGGCGACCCGGATCTTCTACGCCGAGGGGATCCACTCCGTCGGCGTGGACCGGATCATTGTGGAGGCCCAGGTCACCCGCGCCACCCTGTACCGGCACTTCAAGGGGAAGGAGGAGCTGATCCTCGCCTACCTCCGACGCGCCGACCAGGGCATCCGGGGCAGGTCACGGCCGCCCGGGCGAAAGGGCTGCCGGCCGACGACACGGTCCGGGCCGTCAGCCGCTCCATCGCCGAGGGCATCCGGTCCCCGGGGTTCCGCGGGTGCGCCTTCCTGAACGCGGCGGCCGAGTACCCCGACCCGGAACACCCGGTCCACCAGGCCGTGCTGGCCCATCGGCAGTGGTTCCTGGAGACCGCCACACAGTTGCTGGCGCAGGCCGGCTGCACGCCCGCCGACGCGGCGGGCCGTCACTTCGTCATGCTCCGGGACGGCGCCATGGCGGCCGGCTGCCTCTTCGACCCCGCACTGATCTCCGAGACCTTCCTGCACGGCGTCGAGGGCATCCTGCACGCGCGCACGGTCCCTGCCTGAAACGGGACCCCCGTGCCGCTCGAGAAGTCGTCGCCGGTCGAGCGGCGGAGCGGCACTCGCCGATCACGCCGCCGGGGGCCGGTCCGCGGCGGGCGTCGAGGCCGTGCGCGGAGGCGTCGGACCGTTCCTCGGCATCAGGCGGTGGTCGCCGTCGGCCCGGTGGGCGTCCACGCCGCTGCGGACGTGCCGGGTTCCCCGAGGATCCGGTCCCTGTGCCGGGCCCGGCGCGGCTCGCCCCGCTCGAGTTCCGTGTCGGCCCCGAGCGGGGCGGTCACCGAAGGTGAGGTGATCCGCCGTCAGCCCAGGCCGAGGACGCTCATGGTGTGCTCGGCCATGCGCCGCTCCCCGAGGGCGTTGGGATGGACGGGGACGAGGCTGCCGCCGAAGAGGAGCGGCTCGATCCAGCGGGTGCCGCCGGGCTTGCACGCGTCGTGGCCCTCGGAGACCCGGGAGAAGTCCACGTAGGTGGCGCCGCTCTCCTCGCTGGCGCGCTGGACGGCCGCGTTGAGGTGGGCCTGTATGCCACGTACGTAGGGCACGTCACCGGCGGCGACCGGCAGCTTCACGAAGCAGGACGGGTCGGCCTCGGCCGGTGTGATCCACGGGTAGCCCAGGACCGCCACCCGGGCGTCGGGCGCCTTGGCGCGCACGGCCTGCAGGGCGGCCTTCAGCGCGGGGTAGGTGTTCGCGTCGATCTGGTCGGTGAAGGACGTGCCGTGCTTGTCCTTGCAGGGACTTCCCTTGCCGCCGCTGAGGACACCCGCGGTGCCGCAGGCCGTCAGGGCGTTGATGAAGGTGCCGTTGTCGTTGCCGCCGATCGTCAGCGTCACCAGGTCGGTGTCCGCGTCGAGCGCGTTCACCTGGGGTGCGACCCCGGGGTACTGCGCCTCGGTGAAGTCCTTCGTCCGGGCGGCGCCGCAGGTCACGTCCTTCAGGCGGGCGCCCGTCCGGGCGGCGATCACGTGGGGGTAGTTCGCGGTGGAGCGCAGGCACAGCAGGTTGGTGGGGTCCACGGGCAGCACGCCCGAGCCGGCGCTGTAGCTGTCGCCGAGGGCGACGTAGTCCAGCGGTGCGGAGGCGTGGGCGGTGCCGCCCGTGAGGCTGAGGGCGAGCGCACCGACGAGTGCGAATGACGTGGCCATGACATTCCGCAGGGCGTGCTTCGGCATGTGATCCCTCTTCTCGGGGGGCGCGGAGCGGTGGGCGCGGCAGCCGACGGGGCGCGCCACCGGCGGGAACGGAGCGGTTCGACCAGGGAAGAGCGTGGGGCTGCACAATTACCGAACGGTTCTACTGACAGGTAATGTGCAGCTCCCCCGACGGGGAGTCAACATTGTTGACCGCACTTCTTGAAATGCTCACGAAAAGCCCCCGACCCGATCCCGCAACCGCGCGAACCCGCAGTCGCGAAGCGTCGGGCCC includes:
- a CDS encoding YceI family protein; this encodes MGIFSRRQTAVIEPTPTAGTSTPTAEAWGTGVALDPALRALTGRWTIDRPHSRIGFSVRHAMVTTVRGAFTDYDSTLYFDGARPSESRAELVIRVASVDTGVEQRDAHLIGADFFDVRRYPEMVFRSTSTVHEGGESFRMTGDLTIRDVTRPVDLQLDYLGSVLDPFGYERAGFDGTTTIDRTEWGLVYNQRLKNGGAMVSEKVRLQFDISAIRSTS
- a CDS encoding SGNH/GDSL hydrolase family protein, with the protein product MPKHALRNVMATSFALVGALALSLTGGTAHASAPLDYVALGDSYSAGSGVLPVDPTNLLCLRSTANYPHVIAARTGARLKDVTCGAARTKDFTEAQYPGVAPQVNALDADTDLVTLTIGGNDNGTFINALTACGTAGVLSGGKGSPCKDKHGTSFTDQIDANTYPALKAALQAVRAKAPDARVAVLGYPWITPAEADPSCFVKLPVAAGDVPYVRGIQAHLNAAVQRASEESGATYVDFSRVSEGHDACKPGGTRWIEPLLFGGSLVPVHPNALGERRMAEHTMSVLGLG